The proteins below come from a single Bryobacter aggregatus MPL3 genomic window:
- a CDS encoding nitrilase-related carbon-nitrogen hydrolase has product MLFALATGILLRFVVGLEPVPYLAWVVPALLLWGVLQAEGIPWRLLVIATCLIGYQANAVYYLRVMPMAIACTVVAGQSLLWLFVLAETRRVVLRVRRPWTMLAYPVFWVAVDTLLANFAPDGNWASLAYTQADFLPLIQTASLFGVSGVLFLLCLASSAIAVSLVLGLRGRENRIMLAGTMVLIAAALVFGTIRLQSPPAAKRIPIGIASIDDAIGLQAQAPYIARIQAAYDAQLAALASAGARLVLLPEKIAVVSAADAPAWRERFAASALRHRISILVGIGVQHKDGIANDAWLFSPDGSLDAVYQKQILAPPERAGYLAGHKSIARDIEGTRFGIAICKDMHFATLGRTYGELHPAAMLVPAWDFSLDGWMGARMTALRGIENGFTVVRAAREGLLTVTDAYGRIVAEADSKALPGQRLWMSVPVDPQLPKLYTRIGNCLGWLCVAIGAYLMWFSRTKPKAMAA; this is encoded by the coding sequence GTGCTCTTCGCGTTGGCGACCGGCATTCTGCTGCGCTTTGTCGTCGGTCTGGAGCCAGTACCGTACCTGGCCTGGGTGGTGCCGGCGCTGCTGCTTTGGGGTGTCCTCCAGGCAGAAGGAATCCCCTGGCGCCTGCTCGTGATCGCAACTTGCCTGATCGGCTACCAAGCAAATGCTGTCTACTACCTCCGCGTCATGCCGATGGCGATTGCCTGCACCGTGGTGGCCGGGCAATCTTTGTTGTGGCTGTTTGTCCTCGCCGAAACCCGGCGAGTCGTTCTGCGGGTACGCCGTCCCTGGACCATGCTGGCCTATCCCGTCTTCTGGGTAGCCGTAGATACGCTCCTGGCCAACTTCGCGCCTGACGGCAATTGGGCCAGCTTGGCCTATACACAGGCGGACTTCCTGCCTCTTATCCAAACGGCATCGCTCTTCGGCGTGTCCGGCGTCTTGTTTCTGCTTTGCCTCGCTTCTTCGGCAATCGCGGTTAGCCTGGTGCTGGGTCTGCGCGGCAGGGAGAATCGCATCATGCTGGCAGGCACGATGGTTCTGATTGCCGCTGCGCTGGTCTTCGGAACCATTCGTCTGCAAAGTCCGCCAGCGGCAAAGCGGATTCCAATCGGTATTGCGTCGATCGACGATGCGATCGGACTCCAGGCGCAGGCTCCCTACATTGCCAGGATTCAGGCGGCCTACGACGCGCAGCTTGCGGCCTTAGCCAGCGCCGGCGCGCGGCTTGTGCTGTTGCCCGAAAAGATTGCAGTCGTCAGCGCAGCGGACGCTCCAGCGTGGCGCGAGCGATTCGCCGCAAGCGCGTTGCGCCATCGCATCTCGATCCTGGTTGGGATCGGCGTGCAGCACAAAGACGGGATCGCAAACGACGCCTGGTTGTTTTCACCAGACGGCAGCCTGGACGCGGTCTATCAGAAGCAGATCCTCGCGCCGCCGGAGCGCGCCGGCTACCTCGCTGGTCACAAGTCCATCGCGCGCGACATCGAAGGCACTCGCTTTGGCATTGCAATCTGCAAAGACATGCACTTCGCTACGCTCGGCCGGACCTATGGCGAACTCCATCCTGCGGCCATGCTTGTGCCGGCCTGGGATTTCTCCCTCGACGGCTGGATGGGCGCCAGGATGACAGCGCTCCGCGGGATCGAGAATGGTTTCACTGTCGTGCGTGCCGCCCGGGAGGGCCTGCTCACGGTGACGGATGCCTATGGCCGCATCGTTGCGGAAGCAGACAGCAAAGCGCTGCCGGGGCAGCGCTTGTGGATGAGCGTTCCTGTGGACCCACAACTGCCGAAACTCTATACGAGGATCGGAAACTGTCTCGGTTGGCTTTGCGTAGCGATCGGGGCGTACCTGATGTGGTTCAGCCGAACGAAGCCAAAAGCGATGGCTGCCTAG
- a CDS encoding DUF1592 domain-containing protein, producing MRVRRFGLPYAWTLPLASLAMIATTAHFLTAQAPPPDPDYRAFLKSNCLSCHNADNSIAGIRVDNLDEKFSDETVKKWEAVHHRIAAGTMPPKGVHQPSPEDRKAMADWIARNLEVAKLRPSPKNGTVRRLTVAQYRNTLRELLGIENDLASILPADGVSKDGFLNNASTLQLSPLLMETYFEIAEKALDHAIVDPAKKPEIQNFRVDLGDGVNPTPLAEKLILGAGSALLETSDVLVTQLTPKKPFPFEPFFMRTKYRFIEGYRGNDTVRGWRDFDSIYHSVFADMRGSGGYPKGEAWSTVPEGLLLRPAIPTEEMFDDDGTYGPKANFKISLRELPDSGRFRVTVMAAKYDDGLLLDGDTKAQAAGAGLVMKPADKTVTIAKAGIYQVDIFPVEPKPVAPDATRLKDSLTGAWPTQALDSPATQPITAPLVIPRSALPTDDEHHVGEGDFTISAWIKPKQPGRQSLVSLGNADHTRGWYLEIPNNQASLRFQTVGDAAGATATVSTRPGAARPNQWSHVAVVVRRGHNETLLYVNGSLAAKASMGSAQFDADQSDLKIAQSFAGEMGAVRLYRRPLEQSEIVALIEPGKSLLQPLSAGRKAGAPEDGTTVRRRRTPDFTLNLGEREFTGTLDQPAFLVVRLQPGTLKISAKYDNVKELDRIVLSPLAPGDPLAKRFVTFEKRQPRLGVHLGLRRDCGSTLAPVGSPQPVPGTNLTKHVFEGTIDNYPAPVVEKDNVNYLAGIHEIGIRSEYTDGRDMPRLLVRSVEFEGPYLEQWPPKSHKDIFLSRSTGTSDQAYAKQVITNFAAKAFRRPITPAEEQSLLAVYTKAQQSGRNFQDSIKDTLQVVLTSPQFLFLIETSASPAAEPLDNWELSSKLSYFLWNGPPDARTRQLAASGLLEKQLDTEIDRMIADARFARFASEFVSQWLTLDKFQVLEADRKRFPKLTRDTRKALEQEPVEFVKYLVRNNLPAKNLISSDFILANEAVANYYDLADKTESGFNYVTIPHGRPDLGGVLSQAAILAGLSDGRESNPVKRGAWLARKIVAEPPADPPPNVPVLKDTAGLTLRQRLEQHRNVPACMQCHLKIDPWGVPFEDYDAGGRRKKEKVDAKSTLPDKTEVDGVDGLKHYLAEERLDQVSFSVLKHLATYAVGRSLTYNELHELRTNGVKDLKANGYRMKDMVRYVVKSPSFLQK from the coding sequence ATGAGAGTTCGCCGCTTCGGCCTGCCATACGCTTGGACGCTCCCGCTGGCTTCCCTGGCCATGATCGCCACAACTGCCCACTTCCTGACCGCTCAGGCCCCTCCGCCGGACCCCGACTACCGTGCCTTCCTGAAGTCCAATTGTCTCAGTTGCCACAATGCTGACAACAGCATCGCTGGCATTCGCGTCGATAATCTTGACGAGAAATTCAGCGACGAAACGGTCAAGAAATGGGAAGCGGTCCACCACCGCATCGCTGCCGGCACAATGCCACCCAAGGGTGTGCATCAGCCCAGCCCCGAGGATCGCAAGGCAATGGCGGACTGGATTGCCAGAAACCTTGAGGTGGCGAAGCTACGCCCCTCGCCGAAGAACGGAACCGTCCGCCGTTTGACAGTTGCCCAATACCGCAATACGCTCCGCGAACTCCTCGGCATTGAGAACGACCTCGCGTCTATCTTGCCGGCCGATGGGGTATCCAAAGACGGGTTCCTCAATAACGCGAGTACGCTGCAACTCTCTCCGCTGCTCATGGAAACCTACTTCGAGATCGCTGAAAAAGCTCTCGACCACGCCATCGTAGACCCGGCCAAGAAGCCTGAGATCCAGAATTTCCGTGTGGACCTCGGCGACGGCGTAAACCCCACCCCGCTTGCTGAAAAACTGATCCTCGGCGCAGGGAGCGCGTTGCTTGAAACCTCGGACGTGCTGGTGACCCAACTCACTCCGAAGAAGCCCTTCCCGTTTGAGCCGTTCTTCATGCGCACAAAGTATCGCTTCATCGAAGGCTACCGGGGCAATGACACGGTGCGCGGTTGGAGAGACTTTGACAGCATTTACCACTCCGTCTTTGCCGACATGCGCGGTAGTGGCGGTTATCCAAAAGGTGAAGCCTGGAGCACCGTTCCCGAGGGGCTTCTGCTCCGGCCCGCGATTCCGACCGAAGAGATGTTTGACGACGATGGAACCTACGGTCCCAAGGCAAACTTCAAGATCTCACTTCGAGAGCTCCCCGATAGCGGCCGCTTCCGCGTGACTGTGATGGCGGCGAAGTATGACGACGGTCTCCTCCTTGATGGAGACACCAAGGCCCAAGCTGCTGGCGCCGGACTCGTGATGAAGCCTGCCGACAAGACCGTAACGATTGCCAAGGCAGGGATCTATCAGGTGGACATCTTCCCGGTGGAACCGAAGCCTGTTGCTCCAGATGCCACTCGTCTGAAAGACAGTCTTACTGGTGCGTGGCCAACACAGGCCCTCGATTCCCCGGCGACTCAACCCATCACCGCTCCGCTGGTGATTCCAAGAAGCGCTCTTCCCACAGACGACGAGCATCATGTTGGAGAAGGGGACTTCACTATCTCTGCCTGGATTAAGCCCAAACAGCCGGGCCGCCAGTCCCTCGTCAGCCTCGGCAATGCGGACCATACACGCGGCTGGTATCTCGAGATCCCGAACAACCAGGCCTCGCTGCGCTTCCAAACGGTAGGCGATGCGGCAGGCGCTACGGCCACAGTCTCCACTCGTCCCGGCGCTGCCCGTCCGAATCAGTGGAGCCACGTCGCCGTTGTGGTCCGCCGGGGGCACAACGAGACTCTGCTGTACGTCAACGGTTCCCTGGCTGCGAAAGCAAGTATGGGCAGCGCCCAGTTTGATGCCGACCAGTCCGATCTCAAAATCGCCCAATCTTTCGCGGGCGAGATGGGCGCTGTCCGCTTGTATCGCCGGCCGCTGGAACAATCGGAGATCGTCGCCCTCATCGAGCCTGGAAAGAGTCTCCTGCAGCCTCTTTCTGCGGGTCGCAAGGCTGGGGCGCCGGAAGATGGCACTACCGTTCGCCGCCGCCGTACACCAGATTTCACTTTGAACCTGGGTGAGCGTGAATTCACTGGGACGCTGGATCAGCCAGCCTTCCTGGTGGTCCGTCTGCAACCCGGTACGCTCAAAATCAGCGCGAAGTATGACAACGTGAAGGAACTGGACCGGATCGTTCTCAGTCCGCTGGCTCCCGGCGATCCTTTAGCCAAACGCTTTGTCACTTTTGAAAAGCGTCAGCCCCGATTGGGTGTTCACCTCGGACTGCGCCGCGACTGCGGCAGCACCCTCGCACCAGTCGGCTCGCCACAGCCTGTCCCCGGAACGAACCTGACCAAGCATGTCTTTGAAGGCACGATTGACAACTATCCTGCTCCGGTGGTGGAGAAGGATAATGTGAACTACCTCGCAGGCATCCACGAAATCGGAATTCGCAGTGAGTACACCGATGGCCGCGACATGCCACGTTTGCTGGTCCGCTCCGTTGAGTTTGAAGGACCCTATCTCGAACAATGGCCCCCAAAATCGCATAAGGACATCTTCCTCAGCCGAAGCACCGGCACAAGCGACCAGGCTTACGCAAAGCAAGTGATCACGAACTTTGCGGCCAAAGCCTTCCGCCGGCCGATCACTCCGGCAGAAGAGCAGTCCTTGCTGGCCGTCTACACAAAAGCCCAGCAGAGTGGCCGCAACTTCCAGGACTCCATCAAGGACACCCTGCAAGTGGTCCTGACCTCTCCACAGTTTCTCTTCCTGATCGAAACCAGCGCGAGCCCGGCGGCCGAGCCACTGGACAATTGGGAGCTCTCCTCCAAGCTCTCTTACTTCCTGTGGAACGGTCCTCCAGATGCCCGTACCCGGCAGTTGGCCGCGAGCGGCCTGCTGGAGAAGCAGCTCGACACTGAAATCGACCGCATGATCGCGGACGCGCGCTTTGCGCGCTTCGCCTCGGAGTTTGTCTCCCAGTGGCTGACTCTTGATAAGTTTCAGGTTCTGGAGGCCGACCGTAAGCGCTTCCCGAAGCTCACCCGGGACACACGCAAAGCGCTCGAGCAGGAACCCGTCGAGTTCGTGAAGTACTTAGTCCGGAACAACCTCCCGGCGAAGAACCTGATCTCCTCGGACTTCATCCTCGCCAACGAAGCTGTCGCCAACTATTACGACCTGGCGGACAAGACTGAGAGCGGCTTCAACTACGTCACGATTCCGCACGGCCGTCCTGATCTTGGAGGCGTCCTGAGCCAGGCCGCGATTCTGGCTGGTCTTTCTGATGGACGCGAATCGAACCCAGTCAAGCGCGGTGCCTGGCTGGCCCGGAAGATCGTAGCGGAGCCGCCAGCGGACCCGCCACCGAATGTTCCAGTCTTGAAAGACACGGCTGGCCTGACCTTGCGCCAGCGCCTGGAGCAGCATCGGAACGTTCCGGCCTGCATGCAGTGCCATTTGAAGATCGATCCGTGGGGTGTCCCCTTTGAGGATTACGACGCCGGTGGTCGCCGCAAGAAGGAGAAGGTGGACGCGAAATCCACGCTGCCGGACAAGACCGAAGTGGACGGCGTCGATGGTCTCAAGCATTATCTTGCCGAAGAGCGCTTGGATCAGGTCTCCTTCAGCGTTCTGAAGCACTTGGCGACCTATGCAGTCGGCCGCTCACTCACGTACAATGAACTTCACGAGCTCCGCACGAACGGAGTCAAGGATCTGAAAGCAAACGGCTACCGGATGAAGGACATGGTCCGGTATGTTGTCAAGAGCCCTAGCTTCCTGCAGAAGTAG
- a CDS encoding DUF1552 domain-containing protein codes for MDRRAFLRGVGGVALALPVLEAMGAEVADRIPRRFCAIYTANGMSLPKTEHGIDEWSWFPAHGSGADFQFGKSTEPFHPFRKQVSFMGGLEHANGPKADPHICSDMWLTGAPLHNPKPGTFNAVGLDQVIAQNTKQYCRQPSLVLSIDAGTGFLSRTGTISYNVDGRPVPAENNPRRIFDRVFRGDNPNEASARENLQRRIKLVDAVSASAKSLDASLGKTDRERMDQYLSTLNEMESRLVASERWIDIPLKKQDYSHLNLEATNAGDPAEYYRNMFDLIALAFDADITRSIAFMLNREDGMGISDTFPLKLGLSKTHHNLSHATDKEGQLDFAKYDLFLAKQVAHFLDRLNQYKDKNGPILDNTIVLFGSGASTTHNSHNLPTLLAGGANMGLKHGMYWRQDNARMSNMYLSILRSMGIEQESFSDSTSTLTSPVFTKS; via the coding sequence ATGGATCGCCGAGCATTCCTGAGAGGGGTTGGAGGGGTAGCTCTTGCCCTTCCGGTCCTGGAAGCGATGGGCGCGGAAGTCGCCGATCGGATTCCTCGCCGTTTCTGCGCGATTTACACGGCCAATGGTATGTCGCTGCCGAAAACGGAGCACGGCATCGACGAGTGGAGCTGGTTTCCGGCCCATGGCAGCGGTGCCGATTTCCAATTTGGAAAGTCCACAGAACCATTTCATCCGTTCCGCAAACAGGTGAGTTTCATGGGAGGGCTGGAGCATGCGAATGGTCCCAAGGCCGATCCGCATATTTGCTCGGACATGTGGCTCACCGGCGCTCCGCTGCACAATCCAAAGCCTGGCACCTTTAACGCCGTTGGTCTCGATCAGGTGATCGCGCAGAACACCAAGCAGTACTGCCGTCAACCCTCACTCGTGTTGTCCATCGATGCGGGGACGGGCTTCCTCTCGCGCACCGGGACGATCTCTTACAATGTTGACGGACGGCCTGTCCCCGCAGAGAACAATCCACGCCGCATTTTTGACCGTGTATTCCGCGGCGACAATCCGAACGAAGCGTCCGCCCGTGAAAATTTGCAGCGTCGCATCAAGCTGGTGGATGCCGTATCGGCCAGTGCAAAATCGCTCGACGCCAGTCTCGGCAAGACGGACCGTGAGCGGATGGACCAGTATCTGAGCACGCTCAACGAGATGGAATCGCGTCTGGTGGCGTCCGAGCGCTGGATCGACATTCCGCTGAAGAAACAGGATTACTCGCATCTGAATCTTGAGGCTACGAACGCAGGCGATCCGGCGGAGTACTACCGCAACATGTTCGATCTGATCGCGTTAGCTTTTGACGCGGACATTACCCGTTCGATCGCCTTCATGCTGAACCGCGAGGATGGCATGGGCATCAGCGATACCTTCCCGCTCAAGCTTGGGCTCTCAAAGACGCACCACAATCTCTCGCACGCGACGGACAAGGAAGGGCAGCTCGACTTCGCCAAGTATGACTTGTTCCTGGCGAAGCAGGTGGCTCATTTCCTCGATCGCCTGAATCAATACAAGGATAAGAACGGCCCGATTCTGGACAACACAATCGTGCTGTTCGGCAGCGGCGCGAGCACAACGCACAACTCACACAATCTCCCGACACTGCTGGCCGGTGGGGCCAATATGGGGCTCAAGCACGGGATGTATTGGCGTCAGGACAATGCGCGGATGTCGAACATGTACCTGAGCATTCTCCGGTCAATGGGAATCGAGCAGGAGTCCTTCTCCGACAGCACCAGCACGCTGACCAGCCCGGTGTTTACGAAGTCGTAG
- a CDS encoding DUF1801 domain-containing protein, producing the protein MPEKKATKKVTGEAAVLAKITAMPAPYGKMGECLHALILRSAPVLQPTVWYGMPGYAKEGKTICFFRADKKYMTFGFTQEANLTREEGASHQLIESAWYFTALDDATEAKLSAIVRKVAG; encoded by the coding sequence ATGCCTGAGAAGAAAGCGACGAAGAAGGTCACTGGCGAGGCTGCGGTACTCGCAAAGATCACCGCGATGCCAGCGCCCTACGGCAAGATGGGCGAGTGTCTCCATGCGCTCATCTTACGCAGTGCGCCGGTACTCCAGCCAACCGTATGGTACGGCATGCCGGGATACGCGAAGGAGGGCAAGACCATCTGCTTCTTCCGCGCGGACAAGAAATACATGACGTTCGGATTCACTCAGGAGGCGAACCTCACCCGCGAGGAAGGCGCGTCACATCAGCTCATCGAATCCGCGTGGTACTTCACCGCACTGGATGATGCCACCGAGGCCAAGCTCTCCGCCATTGTGCGCAAGGTCGCGGGCTGA
- a CDS encoding DMT family transporter, producing the protein MNWFYLGIAIVAETTATSALKASEGFTRLLPSIVVGVGYLVSFYCLSLTLRTIPVGIAYAIWSGVGIVLISLIGWFAFGQSLDRPTIIGMGLIVSGVVIMNAFSKPVAH; encoded by the coding sequence ATGAACTGGTTCTATTTGGGCATCGCCATCGTCGCTGAGACGACCGCCACATCAGCGTTAAAAGCCTCAGAGGGGTTCACGCGACTGCTGCCCTCTATTGTTGTCGGCGTGGGCTACTTAGTATCCTTCTACTGTCTATCGCTCACCCTCCGAACAATTCCAGTGGGCATCGCCTATGCCATCTGGTCCGGCGTCGGGATTGTGCTCATCTCCCTGATCGGATGGTTTGCCTTTGGACAATCGCTTGACCGTCCCACCATCATCGGAATGGGGCTCATCGTTTCCGGAGTAGTAATCATGAACGCGTTTTCGAAGCCGGTTGCTCACTGA
- a CDS encoding STAS/SEC14 domain-containing protein yields MPIQLHEDNGGKLLAVHLSGKLVKADYDHFVPEFERLLRQHGKLRVLFDMTGFHGWDAAAIWEDIKFDIRHFADIERIAMVGDAKWQHGMAIFCKPFTKATIRYFDHTDAGEARRWLEEWSAPK; encoded by the coding sequence ATGCCCATTCAACTGCATGAAGACAACGGCGGGAAGCTGCTCGCGGTTCACCTCAGCGGGAAGTTGGTAAAAGCAGATTACGATCACTTTGTGCCTGAGTTCGAGCGGCTCCTCCGGCAGCATGGAAAACTACGTGTGTTGTTCGATATGACCGGTTTCCATGGCTGGGACGCTGCCGCAATATGGGAAGACATCAAGTTCGACATTCGGCACTTCGCCGACATCGAACGGATCGCCATGGTCGGGGACGCGAAATGGCAACACGGCATGGCGATATTCTGCAAGCCGTTCACGAAAGCGACGATCCGATACTTCGATCACACCGACGCCGGTGAGGCGCGGAGGTGGCTGGAGGAATGGAGCGCCCCCAAATGA
- the tkt gene encoding transketolase encodes MATLNAAQLDQLSINTIRFLSVDAVQKADSGHPGLPLGAAPMAYALWTRFLRHNPTHPQWSNRDRFVLSAGHGSMLLYSLLYLTGYDLSLDQIKQFRQWRSLTPGHPERGLTPGVETTTGPLGQGFGNGVGLAIAEAHLAARYNRPGFEIVDHFTYALVSDGDLMEGVASESASLAGQLELGKLIYLFDNNHVTLSAGTNMTCNDDHARRFEAYGWHTQSVEDGNDVEAIDLALQAARSETRRPSLILVRTHLGFGSPDKQDSFEAHGSPLGAEEVKRTKENLGWPVTPLFDVPSEALAHFREALPRGLQAESAWQERFSQYAAAYPDLAREFEQRMRGELPAGWDADIPVFPADPKGMKTRVASGKVMNAIAPKLPALMGGSADLDPSTFTALEGAGDFESPDRAWGDTQGSSGGGWSYAGRNLHFGIREHGMGVILNGMAVHGGFIPYGATFLIFSDYMRPAIRLAAIMEQRVVYVFTHDSIALGEDGTTHQPVEQLANLRAIPHLVVIRPCDANETAYAWRHAIETRGRPVALILTRQDVPTLDRNRYASAEGLQRGAYILSEAANGQPQMILIATGSEVSLAIEAQRDLEKQNVQARVVSMPSWELFDAQTEEYRCSVLPPLIRTRLAVEAGATQGWHRYVGDLGQVIGLDHFGASAPAPVLLREYGFTVDNVCKRALALLEKNHA; translated from the coding sequence ATGGCTACTCTGAATGCGGCGCAATTAGATCAACTGTCGATCAACACGATCCGTTTCCTGTCCGTTGACGCAGTGCAAAAGGCTGACAGCGGGCACCCAGGCTTGCCGTTGGGTGCCGCACCCATGGCCTACGCATTGTGGACCCGCTTTCTCCGGCACAATCCCACTCATCCCCAATGGTCAAATCGGGACCGCTTCGTCCTGTCGGCCGGCCACGGCTCAATGCTGCTCTACAGCCTCTTGTATCTCACCGGCTATGATCTGTCTCTCGATCAAATCAAGCAATTCCGCCAATGGCGCAGCCTTACGCCGGGTCATCCTGAGCGCGGTCTCACTCCTGGTGTCGAAACTACCACTGGCCCGCTTGGTCAGGGTTTTGGCAACGGCGTTGGCTTGGCGATTGCGGAAGCGCATCTGGCGGCGCGCTACAACCGGCCAGGTTTCGAGATCGTTGATCATTTCACCTACGCGTTAGTCAGCGACGGCGACCTGATGGAAGGCGTGGCCTCCGAATCCGCTTCCCTGGCAGGGCAATTGGAACTTGGCAAGCTGATCTACCTTTTCGACAACAACCATGTGACGCTCTCGGCCGGCACGAACATGACCTGCAATGACGATCACGCGCGGCGGTTCGAGGCCTATGGTTGGCACACGCAATCGGTGGAGGATGGTAACGACGTGGAGGCGATCGACCTGGCTCTACAAGCGGCGCGGAGCGAGACGCGGCGCCCGTCGTTGATCCTTGTCCGCACTCATCTGGGCTTTGGTTCTCCGGACAAGCAGGACAGTTTTGAGGCTCACGGTTCGCCGCTAGGGGCGGAAGAGGTCAAGCGAACCAAGGAGAACCTGGGTTGGCCGGTCACTCCTCTCTTCGATGTTCCATCGGAAGCGCTCGCCCATTTTCGCGAAGCCCTGCCGCGAGGGCTGCAGGCGGAGTCTGCGTGGCAGGAACGATTCTCCCAGTACGCTGCGGCGTACCCCGACTTGGCTAGGGAATTTGAACAGAGGATGCGCGGTGAATTGCCCGCCGGTTGGGACGCGGATATTCCAGTCTTCCCAGCAGACCCAAAGGGGATGAAGACCCGAGTGGCATCCGGAAAGGTGATGAACGCGATCGCGCCCAAACTTCCGGCGCTGATGGGCGGTTCTGCCGATCTGGATCCTTCGACGTTCACCGCCCTTGAAGGCGCGGGTGATTTTGAATCTCCCGATAGAGCCTGGGGCGACACCCAAGGTTCGAGCGGTGGCGGCTGGAGTTACGCTGGACGCAACCTGCACTTTGGCATTCGGGAACACGGGATGGGCGTCATTCTGAATGGCATGGCCGTACATGGAGGCTTCATTCCGTACGGGGCGACGTTTCTGATCTTCTCCGATTACATGCGCCCGGCCATCCGGTTGGCGGCCATCATGGAGCAGCGGGTGGTCTACGTTTTCACCCACGACAGCATTGCGCTCGGCGAAGACGGGACAACGCATCAGCCCGTGGAACAACTTGCGAATCTGCGTGCAATTCCGCACCTGGTGGTGATCCGGCCCTGCGATGCCAACGAGACCGCGTACGCCTGGCGCCATGCAATCGAGACGCGAGGCCGTCCGGTCGCCCTGATCCTGACGCGCCAGGATGTGCCGACTCTGGACCGTAACCGCTACGCTTCCGCCGAGGGCCTCCAACGCGGAGCCTATATTCTGTCCGAAGCAGCGAACGGTCAGCCTCAGATGATTTTGATCGCAACCGGCTCAGAAGTGAGTCTGGCCATTGAGGCGCAACGGGACTTGGAAAAGCAAAACGTTCAGGCGCGTGTGGTGTCCATGCCCAGTTGGGAATTGTTTGATGCGCAGACGGAGGAATATCGTTGCTCCGTATTGCCTCCCCTGATTCGCACGCGTTTGGCCGTGGAAGCAGGAGCCACACAGGGATGGCATCGCTACGTCGGCGATCTGGGTCAAGTGATTGGTCTTGATCATTTCGGCGCCTCCGCGCCCGCTCCGGTGCTGCTGCGCGAATACGGCTTTACTGTGGACAACGTCTGCAAGCGAGCCTTGGCCTTGCTGGAAAAGAACCATGCCTGA